A genomic window from Alphaproteobacteria bacterium includes:
- a CDS encoding VOC family protein, whose protein sequence is MAVPRLDHIVVDVAGDMDRGEAAYRALGFTFTERTTHSLGSSNHLAMFDTDYLELLNPGNGARPDLAGFTDGLNGLVFAMDDAEAVHADLMARGMPVDPVQNFSRDAKLPNGMAGTARFNTVRLPPRSVFDGRVYFCEHLTPALVWCPELQNHANGALTITRVALACGIPDAVAASFDKMFGAETVARATAADAPHILRAGQVAVEFWPAPALAASLGKAMPDTTGRGDMMALFGVRVKDIAATADYLRRAGIDTLPGRDGAIIVPPEAALNVAVEFTA, encoded by the coding sequence ATGGCGGTACCGCGGCTTGACCACATCGTCGTCGATGTGGCCGGAGACATGGACAGAGGGGAGGCAGCCTACCGGGCGCTCGGCTTCACCTTTACCGAACGCACGACGCACAGCCTGGGGTCGTCCAACCATCTGGCGATGTTCGACACGGACTACCTGGAACTGTTGAATCCGGGCAACGGGGCGCGGCCTGACCTGGCCGGTTTCACCGACGGGCTGAACGGGCTGGTTTTTGCCATGGACGATGCCGAGGCGGTGCATGCGGACTTAATGGCGCGGGGAATGCCGGTCGATCCGGTGCAGAATTTCTCCCGCGATGCGAAACTCCCGAATGGAATGGCCGGCACGGCGCGGTTCAACACTGTGCGCCTGCCGCCGCGCAGCGTGTTCGACGGGCGGGTTTATTTCTGCGAACACCTGACGCCGGCGCTGGTCTGGTGCCCGGAACTGCAGAACCATGCCAACGGCGCCCTGACCATTACGCGGGTCGCGCTGGCCTGCGGCATCCCCGATGCGGTGGCGGCATCCTTCGACAAGATGTTTGGCGCGGAGACGGTTGCGCGCGCCACAGCCGCGGACGCGCCGCACATCCTGCGAGCGGGGCAAGTGGCCGTGGAATTCTGGCCCGCGCCGGCGCTGGCCGCGTCGCTCGGCAAGGCAATGCCGGATACGACGGGGCGCGGCGATATGATGGCGCTGTTCGGGGTTCGGGTGAAGGACATCGCGGCGACGGCGGATTATCTGCGGCGTGCCGGTATCGACACGTTACCGGGACGGGATGGGGCGATCATTGTGCCGCCGGAAGCGGCGCTGAATGTCGCGGTGGAATTCACCGCCTGA
- a CDS encoding PRC-barrel domain-containing protein, giving the protein MLYKASFLQQCDILATDGSIGDVYDQYFDDRSWSLRYFVVDTGKWLPGRKVLIAPAAISKVDIDNADLQLNLTRQQVTESPDMSSDLPVSRRMEKEMSRRFGWPAYWDLAAAGVVAPPMIPPFAPPESASSGQPAPAPENANPNLRSVAEIEGYGLSVADGELGAVYDVVFSDSSWTIRYLVIETGNWLSGRKVLIAPSWCTGIDWSDRVIQVRLTRDAIESCPEYDPKAPIDRKYEAAIHEHYREDTYWIDA; this is encoded by the coding sequence ATGCTCTACAAGGCCTCATTCCTTCAGCAATGCGATATCCTGGCGACGGACGGATCCATCGGCGACGTCTATGACCAGTATTTCGACGACCGGTCCTGGTCACTGCGTTATTTCGTCGTCGACACGGGAAAATGGTTGCCGGGCCGGAAGGTTCTGATCGCACCAGCCGCGATTTCAAAGGTCGATATCGACAATGCAGACCTACAGCTCAACCTCACCAGGCAACAGGTCACCGAATCGCCGGATATGTCGAGCGACCTGCCCGTTTCCCGCCGGATGGAAAAGGAAATGAGCCGCCGCTTCGGCTGGCCGGCCTACTGGGACCTCGCGGCGGCGGGTGTGGTTGCACCGCCGATGATTCCACCCTTCGCACCGCCGGAGTCCGCGTCTTCGGGGCAGCCCGCCCCGGCGCCGGAGAACGCCAATCCGAACCTCCGTAGCGTTGCCGAGATCGAAGGGTACGGCCTTTCGGTCGCGGATGGAGAACTCGGCGCCGTCTACGATGTCGTTTTCAGTGACAGCAGTTGGACGATCCGCTATCTGGTGATCGAAACTGGGAACTGGCTGTCCGGCCGCAAGGTGCTTATTGCGCCGTCCTGGTGCACAGGGATCGATTGGTCGGACCGCGTAATCCAGGTCAGGCTGACTCGCGATGCGATCGAATCGTGTCCGGAATACGACCCGAAAGCCCCCATCGATCGTAAATACGAGGCAGCAATCCACGAGCATTACCGCGAGGACACCTACTGGATCGACGCGTGA
- a CDS encoding dodecin, translated as MDDNVYAVTEVVGSSQTSVEDAIKNAVATASKTLRNVEWFEIGATRGHIVDGAVAHYQVYVRLGFRYEKD; from the coding sequence ATGGATGACAATGTATACGCTGTAACCGAAGTGGTTGGCTCTTCGCAGACTTCGGTCGAGGACGCGATCAAGAACGCCGTCGCAACCGCCTCGAAAACCCTGCGCAATGTGGAATGGTTCGAAATCGGCGCCACCCGCGGCCATATCGTCGACGGCGCGGTGGCGCATTATCAGGTCTATGTCCGGCTCGGCTTCCGCTACGAAAAAGACTGA
- a CDS encoding LLM class flavin-dependent oxidoreductase — protein sequence MDVGMMMIFTNYGWDNCPDRHVWEEELRLARIAADSGFDCLWSAEHHFNDYSFVPDNMHLMAHLTALHPDIDVGTAAVILPWHDPLRVAENAAVLDLLSRGRLRLGMGRGLARREFEAFRINMDESRGRFDEASAMVVNALNTGFIEGDGKFYKQPRTEIRPRPEYAFDGRIYAVASSEDSIDSAAKLGAHMVMFADRPWELRKPGIEKGRELHRKYHGTEPPCAMLTDFCVCGTDLAATEDEARRYQGKFVESNFYHYEFLGDHFKTVKGYDSYQQKAEIARSAGLEGAVNGFMQAASWGTPDKVLRGLEARRELLGEFELNVAFRFGGTPYAVAERGLKLFAKEVLPVLQSWGPATTATAAD from the coding sequence ATGGATGTCGGCATGATGATGATCTTTACCAATTATGGCTGGGACAACTGCCCCGACCGCCATGTGTGGGAGGAGGAATTGCGGCTGGCGCGGATCGCTGCCGATTCCGGGTTCGACTGCCTGTGGTCGGCGGAGCATCACTTCAACGATTATTCCTTTGTCCCCGACAACATGCATCTGATGGCGCATCTGACGGCGCTGCATCCGGATATCGATGTGGGAACGGCGGCGGTGATCCTGCCCTGGCATGACCCGCTAAGGGTCGCCGAGAACGCCGCCGTGCTCGACCTGCTGAGCAGGGGGCGGCTGCGCCTCGGCATGGGGCGCGGGCTGGCGCGGCGCGAATTCGAGGCCTTCCGCATCAACATGGACGAATCGCGCGGGCGCTTCGACGAGGCGTCGGCGATGGTCGTCAACGCGCTGAACACCGGGTTTATCGAAGGCGACGGCAAATTCTACAAGCAGCCGCGCACGGAAATCCGGCCGCGGCCGGAATATGCCTTCGACGGACGCATCTACGCCGTCGCCTCCAGTGAGGATTCCATCGATTCCGCGGCGAAGCTGGGCGCACATATGGTGATGTTCGCCGACCGGCCGTGGGAACTGCGCAAGCCGGGGATCGAGAAGGGCAGGGAACTGCATCGCAAGTATCACGGCACCGAGCCGCCCTGCGCAATGCTGACCGACTTCTGCGTCTGCGGCACCGACCTTGCCGCGACGGAGGACGAGGCGCGCCGCTACCAGGGCAAGTTCGTGGAGAGCAATTTCTACCACTATGAGTTCCTCGGCGACCACTTCAAGACCGTGAAGGGGTACGATTCCTACCAGCAGAAGGCGGAAATCGCCCGCTCCGCCGGGCTCGAAGGCGCGGTGAACGGCTTCATGCAGGCCGCGAGCTGGGGTACGCCGGACAAGGTCCTGCGCGGGCTGGAGGCGCGCCGCGAACTGCTGGGCGAATTCGAACTGAATGTCGCCTTCCGCTTCGGCGGCACCCCCTACGCGGTGGCCGAACGGGGCCTGAAGCTGTTCGCGAAGGAGGTGCTGCCGGTGCTGCAGTCCTGGGGTCCGGCAACAACCGCGACGGCGGCGGACTGA
- a CDS encoding NAD(P)-dependent oxidoreductase yields the protein MSILAIGGAGFIGRRLIPLLVAENQTVTVMDIDVRTAGAAFEKFGDKVKVVRGDVTAFDDVIGAMIESGADRVVNLSYFIGELEPHVAFKLDIQGMDNVFEAARRTAMKHTVFASSVAVSGQQSKFGERLVDESDERHGTTQYAVNKIINEWQAHDYRRSYGMTITCIRPANVTGPDKKFGSIDHVNCMCQPARGKPVSFSHADTMRCVIHVEDMAAVFARVLLSDSPKQETYNSGGATVSLGELAALVKEFLPDADIRFESDSGGRDVSGNFLIDNSRVVEEFGVQYAPLRQRVKEVINDIRREEGLPLVE from the coding sequence ATGTCCATATTGGCGATCGGGGGCGCCGGGTTTATCGGCCGCCGCCTCATTCCGTTGCTCGTTGCCGAAAACCAGACCGTCACCGTAATGGATATCGATGTCCGCACCGCCGGCGCGGCCTTCGAGAAGTTCGGCGACAAGGTAAAGGTCGTGCGCGGCGACGTCACGGCGTTCGATGACGTCATCGGCGCGATGATCGAATCCGGCGCGGACCGGGTCGTCAACCTGTCCTATTTCATCGGCGAACTGGAACCCCATGTCGCCTTCAAGCTGGATATCCAGGGCATGGACAACGTTTTCGAGGCGGCGCGGCGCACCGCCATGAAGCACACGGTCTTCGCCAGTTCCGTGGCGGTCAGCGGCCAGCAGTCCAAATTCGGCGAACGCCTGGTGGACGAAAGCGACGAACGCCACGGCACCACGCAATACGCCGTCAACAAGATCATCAATGAATGGCAGGCGCATGACTACCGGCGCAGCTACGGCATGACGATCACCTGCATCCGCCCGGCCAACGTGACCGGGCCGGACAAGAAGTTCGGCTCCATCGATCATGTGAACTGCATGTGCCAGCCGGCGCGGGGCAAGCCGGTCAGCTTCAGCCATGCCGACACCATGCGCTGTGTCATCCATGTGGAAGACATGGCGGCGGTCTTCGCCCGGGTGCTGTTGTCAGACAGCCCGAAACAGGAAACCTATAATTCCGGCGGCGCCACTGTCAGCCTGGGTGAACTGGCGGCGCTGGTAAAGGAATTCCTGCCGGATGCGGATATCCGCTTCGAGAGCGACTCCGGCGGCCGCGATGTTTCCGGCAATTTCCTGATCGACAACAGCAGGGTTGTCGAGGAATTCGGCGTGCAATACGCCCCGCTGCGCCAGCGCGTGAAGGAAGTGATCAACGATATCCGGCGCGAGGAAGGCCTGCCGCTGGTGGAATAG
- a CDS encoding CreA family protein, producing MNARVVAAILATAGLLATLPVGAEVIGRADTAFKLIGRNHQVVVEAFDDPKVNGVTCFVSMARKGGVSGTLGIAEETSDASIACRQVGPIVFAEAIEDDDEGEEVFQKRQSILFKRLNVIRFLDRKRNTLVYMAYSDKLIDGSPQNSVSAVAMMPWGATPPGAVKAE from the coding sequence ATGAACGCCAGAGTTGTCGCCGCGATTCTCGCCACCGCCGGGTTGCTGGCCACGTTGCCGGTCGGCGCCGAAGTCATCGGCAGGGCCGACACCGCCTTCAAGCTGATCGGCCGGAACCATCAGGTCGTGGTCGAAGCCTTCGATGACCCGAAGGTGAACGGCGTCACCTGTTTCGTCAGCATGGCGCGCAAGGGCGGGGTGAGCGGCACGCTCGGCATTGCCGAGGAAACCTCCGATGCCTCTATCGCCTGCCGGCAGGTGGGTCCCATTGTCTTCGCCGAGGCGATCGAGGATGACGACGAGGGCGAGGAGGTGTTTCAGAAGCGCCAGTCGATCCTGTTCAAGCGGCTCAACGTGATACGGTTTCTCGACCGCAAGCGCAATACGCTGGTCTATATGGCCTACAGCGATAAGCTGATCGACGGCTCGCCGCAGAATTCCGTATCCGCCGTCGCCATGATGCCCTGGGGCGCCACACCGCCAGGCGCGGTGAAGGCGGAATAG
- the clpS gene encoding ATP-dependent Clp protease adapter ClpS translates to MSDTDTIGRTKAAPKTQRPRLHKVILVNDDFTPREFVVRVLKAVFRMTEEQSYRVMMTAHQRGVCVVAVFTKDVAESKATEAIDMGRRAGHPLMFTTEPEE, encoded by the coding sequence ATGAGCGATACAGATACAATCGGGCGGACAAAGGCGGCGCCAAAGACGCAGCGGCCGCGCCTGCACAAGGTGATCCTGGTCAATGACGACTTTACTCCGCGCGAATTCGTCGTGCGGGTCCTTAAGGCCGTGTTCCGGATGACCGAGGAACAGTCCTATCGGGTGATGATGACAGCGCATCAGCGCGGCGTCTGCGTCGTTGCCGTGTTTACGAAAGATGTCGCGGAAAGCAAGGCGACCGAGGCCATCGACATGGGCCGCCGCGCCGGACACCCGCTGATGTTCACGACGGAGCCGGAAGAGTAG
- a CDS encoding glutaredoxin family protein: MSEKSADAVTGTGAKTATLYRMVMPDHLCPYGLKSKDLLERKGFEVDDRHLTTRGETEDFMAAHGVDTTPQTFIAGERIGGHDDLRVYFGEAVPEEGDTTYQPVIAVFAMAALMALAASWAAYGTVLTLRAAEWFVAFSMCILAIQKLRDLESFSTMFLNYDLLARRWVRYVYIYPVGEAMAGVLMIAGALVWLAAPVAVFIGAVGAVSVVKAVYIDRRELKCACVGGDTNVPLGAISLTENLMMIVMGIWMATKALMP; this comes from the coding sequence ATGTCGGAAAAATCGGCGGATGCGGTGACCGGAACCGGCGCGAAAACCGCAACATTGTACCGGATGGTGATGCCGGACCATCTCTGCCCTTACGGGCTGAAGTCGAAGGATCTTCTGGAGCGGAAGGGATTTGAGGTCGACGACCGCCATCTGACCACACGCGGGGAAACCGAGGATTTCATGGCGGCGCATGGCGTGGACACGACCCCGCAGACCTTTATCGCCGGAGAGCGCATCGGCGGCCATGACGACTTGCGGGTGTATTTCGGCGAGGCCGTACCGGAAGAAGGCGATACGACCTACCAGCCGGTCATCGCCGTGTTCGCGATGGCGGCGCTGATGGCCCTGGCGGCAAGCTGGGCCGCGTACGGCACGGTGCTGACCCTGCGGGCCGCGGAATGGTTTGTCGCCTTCAGCATGTGCATCCTCGCGATCCAGAAACTGCGCGATCTCGAAAGTTTCTCGACGATGTTCCTGAACTATGACCTGCTGGCCCGGCGCTGGGTGCGATATGTCTATATTTACCCCGTCGGCGAAGCCATGGCGGGTGTTCTGATGATCGCCGGCGCGCTGGTCTGGCTTGCGGCGCCCGTTGCCGTGTTTATAGGCGCTGTCGGCGCGGTTTCGGTCGTCAAGGCGGTCTATATCGACCGGCGCGAACTCAAATGCGCCTGCGTCGGCGGCGACACGAACGTGCCGCTGGGCGCAATCTCCCTGACGGAGAATTTGATGATGATTGTCATGGGCATCTGGATGGCGACGAAGGCGCTCATGCCGTAA